One region of Salvia miltiorrhiza cultivar Shanhuang (shh) chromosome 3, IMPLAD_Smil_shh, whole genome shotgun sequence genomic DNA includes:
- the LOC131014313 gene encoding actin-related protein 2/3 complex subunit 1B-like produces the protein MASVSVHQFAPCITCHAWSPDHSMIAFCPNNNEVHIYKMLEGKWEKIHVLQKHDQLVSGIDWSRRSDQIVTVSHDRNSYVWSQEATEWVPTLVILRLNRAALCVQWSPKENKFAVGSGAKTVCICYYEQENNWWVSKIIRKRHDSSVTSIAWHPNNIFLATTSTDGKCRVFSTFIKGVDTKHSSSGSDSKFGEQIMQLDLSHTWTFGIRWSPSGNTLAYAGHDSMIYFVDEIGSSPSAQSVAFRDLPLRDVLFLSERMVIGVGYDCNPMVFAADERGLWSFLRFLDERKQPSSAKYGSQFSETFGKLYGQSKFGSNENESSRICAHENCITSVVPLKKTRDATITTFTTAGLDGKVVTWDLQKQQDLMEYLQG, from the exons ATGGCTTCAGTCTCAGTTCATCAGTTCGCTCCGTGCATCACCTGTCATGCTTGGAGCCCAGATCATTCCA TGATAGCTTTTTGTCCCAATAACAACGAAGTGCATATCTATAAGATGTTGGAAGGCAAGTGGGAGAAGATCCATGTTCTTCAAAAG CATGATCAACTTGTTTCAGGAATAGACTGGAGCAGACGCTCGGACCAGATAGTCACTGTTTCTCATGATCGGAATTC GTATGTTTGGTCACAAGAAGCCACAGAATGGGTCCCAACTCTTGTAATCCTCAGGCTAAACCGTGCAGCACTTTGTGTGCAATGGAGTCCAAAAG AAAACAAATTTGCAGTTGGAAGTGGAGCTAAAACTGTTTGTATATGCTACTATGAGCAAGAGAACAATTG GTGGGTCAGTAAAATTATCCGGAAGCGGCATGATTCTTCTGTAACAAGTATTGCTTGGCATCCTAATAAT ATATTTCTTGCAACCACTTCAACAGATGGAAAATGCCGGGTTTTCTCTACTTTCATCAAAGGTGTAGATACCAA GCATTCTTCCAGTGGTTCTGATTCAAAATTTGGAGAG CAAATCATGCAGCTTGATCTCTCACACACTTGGACCTTCGGTATCAGGTGGTCCCCAAGCGGAAATACCTTAGCCTATGCAG GTCATGATTCAATGATCTACTTTGTTGATGAGATTGGTTCTTCTCCATCTGCTCAAAGTGTAGCATTCCGAGATTTGCCTCTTCGAGAT GTTTTGTTCCTTTCTGAAAGAATGGTTATTGGCGTGGGATATGATTGCAATCCCATGGTATTCGCGGCCGATGAAAGGGGACTATG GAGTTTCTTGAGATTTCTTGATGAGAGGAAACAACCTTCAAGTGCAAAATATGGTTCACAG TTTTCCGAAACATTTGGAAAATTGTACGGCCAATCGAAGTTTGGTAGCAATGAGAATGAGTCTTCAAGAATATGTGCTCATGAAAACTGTATAAC TTCTGTTGTGCCTTTGAAGAAAACAAGGGATGCCACAATTACTACCTTCACCACTGCAG GATTGGATGGCAAGGTAGTCACATGGGATTTACAAAAGCAACAAGATCTGATGGAATATTTACAAGGATGA
- the LOC131018979 gene encoding uncharacterized protein LOC131018979 yields the protein MASSFSCGKFAAANLCKLLLISGLAIYLILTISLPNQLIYQKFPVSELFSFFRMHTQSPQSTSPTNLGHLAFGILGSEGGWHFRRNYAESWWRPNATRGFVYLDAAPTGDLLPWSARSPAFRVSDNITKFLDEVKAAEPMAVRIVHGIKELVRDVGEDDGDGSVRWVVIGDDDSIFFVDNLVDVVAQYDHTKHYYIGAPSEFYMSNVWFSFNQGFGGAGIVLSYPLAKALANDMDNCLRRHAPYFITADIIIKACVGV from the coding sequence ATGGCTTCTTCATTTTCATGTGGTAAATTTGCTGCAGCTAATCTATGCAAACTCCTCCTAATTTCAGGCCTAGCTATATACTTGATACTCACCATCTCCCTCCCAAATCAGTTAATTTACCAAAAATTCCCAGTTTCCGAATTGTTTTCCTTTTTCCGCATGCACACACAATCCCCTCAATCAACTTCTCCGACCAATCTGGGTCACCTTGCTTTCGGAATCCTCGGCTCCGAAGGCGGCTGGCATTTCCGCAGAAACTACGCAGAGTCGTGGTGGAGGCCGAACGCGACACGTGGGTTCGTGTACTTGGATGCGGCCCCCACCGGCGACCTCCTGCCGTGGTCGGCCAGGTCGCCCGCTTTTAGGGTTTCGGACAACATAACCAAGTTTTTGGATGAGGTGAAAGCCGCAGAGCCGATGGCTGTAAGAATTGTTCACGGAATAAAGGAGTTGGTGAGAGACGTGGGCGAAGATGATGGCGATGGAAGTGTTAGGTGGGTGGTGATCGGAGACGACGACTCCATCTTTTTTGTGGACAATTTAGTGGACGTTGTTGCGCAGTATGATCATACGAAGCACTACTACATTGGTGCGCCGTCGGAGTTTTACATGTCGAATGTTTGGTTCTCGTTTAATCAAGGCTTTGGGGGGGCTGGAATTGTGTTGAGCTACCCTCTTGCAAAAGCCTTAGCAAATGATATGGACAATTGTCTTAGAAGACATGCTCCATATTTCATTACCGCCGACATCATAATTAAGGCTTGCGTTGGtgtgtag
- the LOC131014309 gene encoding actin-related protein 2/3 complex subunit 1B-like, whose translation MQLDLSHTWTFGIRWSPSGNTLAYAGHDSMIYFVDEIGSSPSAQSVAFRDLPLRDVLFLSERMVIGVGYDCNPMVFAADERGLWSFLRFLDERKQPSSAKYGSQFSETFGKLYGQSKFGSNENESSRICAHENCITSVVPLKKTRDATITTFTAGLDGKVVTWDLQKQQDLMEYLQG comes from the exons ATGCAGCTTGATCTCTCACACACTTGGACCTTCGGTATCAGGTGGTCCCCAAGCGGAAATACCTTAGCCTATGCAG GTCATGATTCGATGATCTACTTTGTTGATGAGATTGGTTCTTCTCCATCTGCTCAAAGTGTAGCATTCCGAGATTTGCCTCTTCGAGAT GTTTTGTTCCTTTCTGAAAGAATGGTTATTGGTGTGGGATATGATTGCAATCCCATGGTATTCGCGGCCGATGAAAGGGGACTATG GAGTTTCTTGAGATTTCTTGATGAGAGGAAACAACCTTCAAGTGCAAAATATGGTTCACAG TTTTCCGAAACATTTGGAAAATTGTACGGCCAATCGAAGTTTGGTAGCAATGAGAATGAGTCTTCAAGAATATGTGCTCATGAAAACTGTATAAC TTCTGTTGTGCCTTTGAAGAAAACAAGGGATGCCACAATTACTACCTTCACTGCAG GATTGGATGGCAAGGTAGTCACATGGGATTTACAAAAGCAACAAGATCTGATGGAATATTTACAAGGATGA
- the LOC131014310 gene encoding uncharacterized protein LOC131014310: MVLLQIDLRGDISGFLSSHTKSPLMSLHHLDNVESLFPKMERVEALRQLMKAAAADESRTLQQTVCHERQKQWTISVSWGYSAHVYERVMPRSHVRNPIESFSEWIHSTRPPPFYMFNTRMPTADPCEAPHLFFLDSITINHSSHGILTTYARAAPRLLDPCLWCAAHCPDFLTHIRVFSPATKRIGKDRCECCDVIAVNGTTADVKFRECGTSEIIA, translated from the exons ATGGTCCTTTTGCAGATTGATCTACGCGGCGATATCTCGGGATTCTTGTCTTCCCACACGAAGTCGCCACTAATGTCACTGCACCACCTAGACAACGTGGAGTCACTATTCCCGAAGATGGAGCGCGTGGAGGCGCTGCGGCAGCTgatgaaggcggcggcggcggacgaGTCGCGAACGCTCCAACAGACGGTGTGCCACGAGAGGCAAAAGCAGTGGACGATCTCGGTGTCATGGGGTTACTCGGCTCACGTGTACGAGAGAGTGATGCCGAGGAGTCACGTGCGCAACCCCATCGAGAGCTTCAGCGAGTGGATACACAGCACTCGCCCCCCGCCCTTCTACATGTTCAACACCAGGATGCCCACCGCCGATCCCTGCGAAGCACCCCACCTTTTCTTCCTCGATTCTATCACTATCAACCATTCCTCACATGGAATTCTCACCACTTACGCGCGTGCGGCGCCACGCCTCCTCGACCCATGCCTCTGGTGCGCCGCTCACTGCCCCGATTTCCTCACTCACATTCGCGTCTTCTCCCCCGCCACCAAGCGGATAGGG AAGGATCGATGCGAATGCTGTGATGTTATTGCCGTTAATGGAACCACGGCGGATGTTAAATTTAGGGAATGCGGGACTAGTGAAATCATtgcttaa
- the LOC131014308 gene encoding probable pectate lyase 8, whose product MPKIFALSIFLTALLLANATRSENGSQPKHENNAVDDPEAVAAMVHMSIQNRSESRKLESVTCGTGNPIDDCWRCDPNWIRNRRRLADCAIGFGRNSVGGRDGRYYVVTDPSDEDAVNPRPGTLRHAVIQDRPLWIVFKRDMVITLKQELLVNSFKTIDGRGANVHIANGACITIQHVTNVIVHGLSIHDCKPTGNALVRSSPSHSGWRGMADGDGISIFASSHVWIDHNSLASCSDGLIDAIMGSTAITISNNYFSHHNEVMLLGHSDDYAGDKVMQVTVAYNHFGEGLTQRMPRCRHGYFHVVNNDYTSWEMYAIGGSANPTINSQGNRFLASNNPFAKEVTKRVVNTTDGESWRKWNWKSEGDRLLNGAYFTASGQGTASSYARASSLAAKPSSLVATLTSDAGVLHCRKAVRC is encoded by the exons ATGCCCAAAATATTTGCTCTCTCGATATTTCTCACTGCACTGCTGCTCGCCAATGCAACAAG ATCAGAAAATGGAAGTCAGCCCAAGCACGAAAACAACGCAGTGGATGATCCGGAGGCTGTAGCTGCCATGGTTCATAT GAGTATCCAAAATAGAAGCGAGTCAAGGAAGCTTGAATCCGTCACGTGCGGGACGGGGAACCCCATCGACGACTGCTGGCGGTGCGACCCGAACTGGATCCGCAACCGCCGACGCCTGGCGGACTGCGCCATCGGCTTCGGCCGCAACTCCGTGGGCGGGCGGGACGGGCGGTACTACGTGGTGACGGACCCGAGCGACGAGGACGCCGTGAACCCCCGGCCGGGCACCCTCCGGCACGCCGTGATCCAGGACCGGCCACTCTGGATCGTGTTCAAGCGCGACATGGTGATCACGCTGAAGCAGGAGCTGCTGGTGAACAGCTTCAAGACCATCGACGGCCGCGGCGCCAACGTCCACATCGCCAACGGCGCCTGCATCACCATCCAGCACGTCACCAACGTGATCGTCCACGGCCTCAGCATCCACGACTGCAAGCCCACCGGCAACGCCCTGGTCCGGAGCTCGCCCTCCCACTCCGGCTGGCGGGGCATGGCCGACGGCGACGGGATATCCATATTCGCATCCAGCCACGTGTGGATCGACCATAACTCGCTGGCCAGCTGCTCCGACGGACTCATCGATGCTATCATGGGATCGACCGCCATTACTATCTCCAACAATTACTTCTCTCACCACAACGAGGTCATGCTGTTGGGACACAGCGATGACTACGCGGGAGACAAGGTGATGCAGGTGACTGTGGCGTACAATCATTTTGGGGAGGGGCTAACGCAAAGGATGCCGAGGTGCAGGCATGGGTATTTCCATGTGGTGAACAACGACTACACTTCGTGGGAGATGTATGCTATTGGTGGGAGCGCAAATCCCACCATCAACAGCCAGGGCAACAGATTTCTTGCCTCCAACAACCCTTTTGCTAAAGAGGTAACGAAGAGGGTAGTAAATACAACGGATGGTGAGTCATGGAGGAAGTGGAACTGGAAATCGGAGGGCGATCGGCTGCTAAACGGCGCGTATTTCACGGCGTCGGGGCAGGGTACAGCAAGCAGCTACGCTAGGGCGTCAAGCCTGGCAGCGAAGCCTTCTTCATTGGTAGCAACACTCACCAGTGATGCTGGGGTGCTACACTGCCGCAAAGCCGTCCGCTGCTGA
- the LOC131014312 gene encoding probable pectate lyase 8, translating to MAKIFALSIFLTALLLANATRSENGSEPKHENNAVDDPEAVAAMVHMSIQNRSESRKLESVTCGTGNPIDDCWRCDPNWIRNRRRLADCAIGFGRSSVGGRDGRYYVVTDPSDEDAVNPRPGTLRHAVIQDRPLWIVFKRDMVITLKQELLVNSFKTIDGRGANVHIANGACITIQHVTNVIVHGLSIHDCKPTGNALVRSSPSHSGWRGMADGDGISIFASSHVWIDHNSLASCSDGLIDAIMGSTAITISNNYFSHHNEVMLLGHSDDYEGDKVMQVTVAYNHFGEGLTQRMPRCRHGYFHVVNNDYTSWEMYAIGGSANPTINSQGNRFLASNNPFAKEVTKRVVNTTDGESWRKWNWKSEGDRLLNGAYFTASGQGTASSYARASSLAAKPSSLVATLTSDAGVLHCRKAVRC from the exons ATGGCCAAAATATTTGCTCTCTCCATATTTCTCACTGCACTGCTGCTCGCCAATGCAACAAG ATCAGAAAATGGAAGTGAGCCCAAGCACGAAAACAACGCAGTGGATGATCCGGAGGCTGTAGCTGCCATGGTTCATAT GAGTATCCAAAATAGAAGCGAGTCAAGGAAGCTTGAATCCGTCACGTGCGGGACGGGGAACCCCATCGACGACTGCTGGCGGTGCGACCCGAACTGGATCCGCAACCGCCGACGCCTGGCCGACTGCGCCATCGGCTTCGGCCGCAGCTCCGTGGGCGGGCGGGACGGGCGGTACTACGTGGTGACGGACCCTAGCGACGAGGACGCCGTGAACCCCCGGCCGGGCACCCTCCGGCACGCCGTGATCCAGGACCGGCCACTCTGGATCGTGTTCAAGCGCGACATGGTGATCACGCTGAAGCAGGAGCTGCTGGTGAACAGCTTCAAGACCATCGACGGCCGCGGCGCCAACGTCCACATCGCCAACGGCGCCTGCATCACCATCCAGCACGTCACCAACGTGATCGTCCACGGCCTCAGCATCCACGACTGCAAGCCCACCGGCAACGCCCTGGTCCGGAGCTCGCCCTCCCACTCCGGCTGGCGGGGCATGGCCGACGGCGACGGGATATCCATATTCGCATCCAGCCACGTGTGGATCGACCATAACTCGCTGGCCAGCTGCTCCGACGGACTCATCGATGCTATCATGGGATCGACCGCCATTACTATCTCCAACAATTACTTCTCTCACCACAACGAGGTCATGCTGTTGGGACACAGCGATGACTACGAGGGAGACAAGGTGATGCAGGTGACTGTGGCGTACAATCATTTTGGGGAGGGGCTAACGCAAAGGATGCCGAGGTGCAGGCATGGGTATTTCCATGTGGTGAACAACGACTACACTTCGTGGGAGATGTATGCTATTGGTGGGAGCGCAAATCCCACCATCAACAGCCAGGGCAACAGATTTCTTGCCTCCAACAACCCTTTTGCTAAAGAGGTAACGAAGAGGGTAGTAAATACAACGGATGGTGAGTCGTGGAGGAAGTGGAACTGGAAATCGGAGGGCGATCGGCTGCTAAACGGCGCGTATTTCACGGCGTCGGGGCAGGGTACAGCAAGCAGCTACGCTAGGGCGTCAAGCCTGGCAGCGAAGCCTTCTTCCTTGGTAGCAACACTCACCAGTGATGCTGGGGTGCTACACTGCCGCAAAGCCGTCCGCTGCTGA